Proteins encoded by one window of Candidatus Bathyarchaeota archaeon:
- the rpiA gene encoding ribose 5-phosphate isomerase A, which translates to MNWIIEAKKRAASRAVDQIESGMVLGIGSGTTTAEAIKIIGQKLKNGYLSDIIGVPTSYHSIQEAVKSGIPLTTLDEHPQLDLGIDGADQIDSNLNAIKGHGGAMLREKIVASCCNRYILIVDETKQANTLGTSQEVYLEVHPFSIKPVLNKIIKMGAKARVRQAAHKFGPVVTDNGNNLIDALFGPIDDPRKLNGQLHSVQGLIETGLFIGYADTAFIGTKFDVHEIKTKF; encoded by the coding sequence TTGAATTGGATAATTGAAGCAAAGAAAAGAGCAGCATCCAGGGCTGTAGATCAGATTGAAAGCGGAATGGTTCTTGGAATTGGAAGCGGCACCACAACCGCTGAAGCAATCAAGATCATAGGGCAGAAATTGAAGAATGGATATCTATCGGATATTATAGGCGTGCCCACCAGCTATCATTCCATTCAAGAAGCCGTAAAATCCGGAATACCTTTGACAACACTCGACGAACATCCTCAACTAGACTTAGGTATCGATGGCGCTGACCAGATCGACTCAAATTTAAATGCGATAAAAGGCCACGGAGGGGCCATGCTCAGAGAAAAAATCGTCGCATCGTGCTGCAATAGATATATCCTGATTGTTGACGAAACTAAACAAGCAAACACATTGGGCACAAGTCAAGAAGTATATTTGGAGGTACATCCATTTTCCATAAAACCTGTACTCAACAAGATCATCAAGATGGGGGCCAAGGCGAGAGTAAGACAGGCTGCCCACAAATTTGGACCGGTCGTAACCGATAATGGGAATAATTTAATAGATGCTCTTTTTGGACCAATCGATGATCCCCGTAAACTAAACGGTCAACTCCATTCGGTGCAGGGTTTAATTGAGACGGGACTTTTCATTGGTTATGCGGACACTGCGTTTATAGGTACAAAGTTCGATGTTCACGAAATAAAGACCAAATTTTAG
- a CDS encoding phosphonate metabolism protein/1,5-bisphosphokinase (PRPP-forming) PhnN — MSKCFLIIGNSGAGKDTIIEEVQKRFPAGYKKLKVPKRVITRQRSDSEKFESVSKETFQYLRETGGFILEWESYDHFYGIRHEVQDWLKAGHPVLLNVSRKVIQTAREKFPGARVIFLRVPLGVTADRIIERGRESYKEVLTRVVRAQDHQDNQEADFILDNVDSPGKTSQKVLDYIVKCLS; from the coding sequence GTGAGTAAATGTTTTTTGATTATAGGTAATTCTGGTGCAGGAAAAGACACAATAATAGAGGAGGTTCAAAAGAGGTTCCCTGCCGGTTACAAGAAATTAAAAGTCCCAAAGAGAGTTATCACGAGACAAAGATCTGATAGTGAGAAATTCGAGTCAGTGAGCAAAGAGACATTTCAATATTTAAGGGAGACTGGTGGGTTCATATTAGAGTGGGAATCATACGATCATTTTTACGGAATACGTCACGAAGTGCAGGATTGGCTCAAAGCAGGTCATCCAGTTCTATTGAACGTGTCTAGAAAGGTAATTCAAACTGCAAGAGAAAAGTTCCCTGGAGCAAGGGTAATTTTCCTCCGTGTACCCCTAGGGGTAACAGCTGATAGGATCATTGAGCGGGGGCGCGAGTCCTATAAAGAGGTACTCACCAGAGTTGTTCGTGCTCAAGATCATCAAGACAATCAAGAGGCAGATTTTATCTTAGATAATGTAGACAGCCCCGGAAAAACTTCACAAAAAGTCTTAGATTACATTGTCAAGTGTCTTAGTTAA